A region from the Burkholderiales bacterium genome encodes:
- a CDS encoding TRAP transporter substrate-binding protein, with protein MTIADKSTPRRKFLKRTGAAAGAAAIAGFPLFSVAQSPVTFRWQSTWPAKDIFHEYAADYVKKVNNMAGGRLKIELLPAGAVVKAFDLIDAVSKGTLDGGHGVIAYWYGKNSAMALWGSGPAFGMDANVLLAWHNYGGGKELLDELYKSLNLDVVSFLYGPMPTQPLGWFKKPVSSAADMKGLKFRTVGLSIDIFTGMGLAVNALPGGEIVPALDRGLIDAAEFNNASSDRLLGFPDVSKICMLQSYHQSAEQFEILFNKKKYDALSADLKEIIRYAVEAASADMSWKAVDRYSQDYADMQAKQNVKFYKTPDSILQEQLRVWDEVAKKKSAENPLFKKIYDSQRAFAQRAVRWQQDTMVTSRLAYNHFFAGKA; from the coding sequence ATGACCATTGCTGATAAGAGCACACCGCGCCGCAAGTTCCTGAAGCGCACCGGCGCCGCCGCGGGCGCGGCGGCGATTGCCGGATTTCCGCTTTTTTCGGTCGCGCAAAGTCCGGTCACTTTTCGCTGGCAAAGCACGTGGCCGGCGAAGGATATCTTTCACGAATACGCGGCGGACTATGTCAAGAAGGTTAACAATATGGCTGGGGGGCGGCTCAAAATCGAGTTGCTGCCGGCGGGCGCCGTGGTCAAGGCGTTCGACCTGATCGACGCCGTTTCCAAAGGCACGCTCGATGGCGGTCACGGCGTTATCGCGTACTGGTATGGAAAAAATTCCGCGATGGCGCTGTGGGGTTCCGGCCCGGCATTCGGGATGGACGCCAACGTATTGCTCGCGTGGCACAACTACGGCGGTGGCAAGGAGTTGCTCGATGAGCTTTACAAGAGTTTGAACCTTGACGTCGTATCGTTCCTTTATGGCCCGATGCCGACGCAGCCCCTGGGCTGGTTCAAAAAACCGGTCAGCAGCGCCGCCGATATGAAAGGTCTGAAGTTTCGTACCGTCGGCTTGTCGATCGATATCTTTACCGGCATGGGCCTCGCGGTGAACGCGCTGCCCGGCGGCGAAATCGTGCCGGCGCTGGATCGCGGATTGATCGACGCCGCCGAGTTCAACAACGCGAGTTCGGATCGTCTTCTGGGTTTCCCGGACGTGTCCAAAATCTGCATGCTGCAAAGCTATCACCAGTCGGCCGAGCAGTTCGAAATTCTGTTCAACAAGAAAAAGTACGATGCGCTTTCCGCTGACCTGAAGGAGATTATCCGTTACGCAGTCGAAGCGGCGTCCGCCGATATGTCGTGGAAAGCGGTCGACCGCTATTCTCAGGACTACGCGGACATGCAAGCCAAGCAAAACGTCAAGTTCTACAAGACGCCGGATTCGATCCTGCAAGAACAGCTGCGGGTGTGGGATGAAGTCGCCAAGAAGAAATCGGCGGAGAATCCGTTGTTCAAGAAAATCTACGATTCGCAGCGCGCATTCGCGCAGCGCGCGGTGCGTTGGCAGCAGGACACGATGGTGACCTCGCGTTTGGCGTATAACCATTTCTTTGCTGGTAAGGCCTAG
- a CDS encoding TRAP transporter small permease subunit, with product MQNLLLLVDKISTFVGQAFAWLIVALTFMISWEVFSRYALNTPHAWMFDANNMMYGTLFMMAGAYTLAKNGHVRGDVLYGFFPPRVQAGLDLLLYLAFFFPGIIALAYAGLDFFQVSLAQNEHSSVAADGPPIYPFKGVIMIAGALLLLQGVVEVLRCAICLKQGYWPSREEDVEEVDVDKLKEMVHVKDEDIAALDPAAPGPIPADKRASGL from the coding sequence GTGCAAAATCTCCTGCTCCTGGTCGATAAGATCAGCACTTTCGTCGGCCAGGCGTTCGCCTGGCTGATCGTCGCGTTGACGTTCATGATTTCATGGGAGGTGTTTTCGCGCTATGCGCTGAACACGCCGCATGCCTGGATGTTCGACGCGAACAACATGATGTACGGCACGCTGTTCATGATGGCCGGCGCCTATACGCTGGCCAAGAATGGCCACGTGCGAGGCGACGTGCTGTATGGCTTTTTCCCGCCGCGCGTGCAGGCCGGGCTCGATCTCCTGCTCTATCTCGCTTTTTTCTTTCCCGGCATCATCGCGCTGGCCTATGCCGGCCTCGATTTCTTTCAGGTTTCGCTTGCCCAGAACGAACATTCTTCGGTGGCTGCCGACGGCCCCCCGATATATCCGTTCAAAGGCGTGATCATGATTGCCGGCGCATTGCTGCTGCTACAGGGCGTCGTCGAAGTCCTGCGCTGCGCGATTTGTCTGAAACAGGGTTACTGGCCTTCGCGTGAAGAAGATGTCGAAGAAGTCGATGTCGACAAGCTCAAGGAAATGGTCCACGTCAAGGATGAGGACATCGCGGCGCTCGACCCTGCCGCGCCCGGCCCGATTCCTGCCGACAAACGGGCGTCCGGGCTATGA